The Phycisphaerales bacterium AB-hyl4 genome contains a region encoding:
- a CDS encoding heavy metal translocating P-type ATPase, producing MAHNYIKDDLQVEEQTGRVGFQIIITLLGGTLLICALIASFTFDSPDTGDILAGIATVLLGGPLVWVALKDLAQGHYHMNELVALAVVAAFAAGWYIEAGFIAFFMIIAVLIENRTALGAQASIESLIRITPTKAYKLDATGNEIEADARELQPGDVVRVRPGDNIPADGRVKRGNSTVNQAPITGESVPVEKEEGDEVFGGTINVTGAMDIEVTKAGEDTTLGRVKDLILEAERTKIPIMRMIDRYAAWYTPTVLMLVAIVWFFTSQTADVDDAARRAIAMLVIACPCPLILATPTAMVAALSAAARLGVLIKSVIDLEAARNLTAMVFDKTGTLTTGQLEVTRLSPAEGVEGADLLRAAATAEQSSRHPVARAIASVARKARLKLEEPTEFEEVAGKGVRAVVGGKTLLVGRAVWISEYIDDDAVRTAVQTAQQSPEANGLSTLFVLQDGKLMGWVGLADNTRPEAANAIDQLRELGLKRLIIVTGDRESVAQRVAAQMHTEYKSEVLPHQKLEMVDELKSRGHRVAVIGDGVNDAPALAAGDISIAMGAAGSDVAIHSANIALMNNNLNRIPFLVNLSRQTSNVVKQNMLIGGVTIGVFFALFAAGMGGHQAPILAAVLHVVSSMAVVFNSARLVRAGEDIEQAEHAEAAKAAPNQPEPPRPTQAPPADDGAGAPAMA from the coding sequence ATGGCGCACAACTACATCAAAGACGACCTCCAGGTCGAAGAACAGACAGGTCGCGTTGGCTTTCAGATCATCATCACGCTGCTCGGCGGTACGCTGCTGATATGCGCCCTGATCGCCAGCTTCACCTTTGACTCCCCCGACACCGGCGACATCCTCGCCGGCATCGCCACCGTCCTGCTCGGCGGGCCGCTGGTCTGGGTCGCCCTCAAAGACCTCGCCCAGGGCCACTACCACATGAACGAGCTGGTCGCGCTCGCGGTGGTCGCCGCCTTCGCCGCCGGCTGGTACATCGAGGCCGGCTTCATCGCGTTTTTCATGATCATCGCCGTGCTCATCGAAAACCGCACCGCCCTCGGCGCCCAGGCCTCCATCGAATCGCTCATCCGCATCACGCCCACCAAGGCCTACAAGCTCGACGCCACCGGCAACGAGATCGAAGCCGACGCCCGCGAACTTCAGCCCGGCGACGTCGTCCGCGTCCGCCCCGGCGACAACATCCCCGCCGACGGCCGAGTCAAGCGCGGCAACAGCACCGTCAACCAGGCACCGATCACCGGCGAATCCGTCCCCGTCGAAAAAGAAGAGGGCGACGAAGTCTTCGGCGGCACGATCAACGTCACCGGCGCTATGGACATCGAAGTCACCAAGGCCGGCGAAGACACCACCCTCGGCCGCGTCAAAGACCTCATCCTCGAAGCCGAGCGAACCAAAATCCCGATCATGCGAATGATCGACCGCTACGCCGCCTGGTACACCCCCACCGTGCTCATGCTCGTCGCCATCGTCTGGTTCTTCACCAGCCAGACCGCCGACGTTGACGACGCCGCCCGACGCGCCATCGCCATGCTCGTCATCGCCTGCCCCTGCCCGCTGATCCTCGCCACACCCACCGCCATGGTCGCCGCGCTCTCCGCCGCCGCCCGGCTAGGTGTGCTCATCAAGTCCGTCATCGATCTCGAAGCGGCCCGCAACCTCACCGCGATGGTCTTCGACAAGACCGGCACGCTCACCACCGGCCAGCTCGAAGTCACCCGCCTCTCGCCCGCCGAGGGCGTCGAAGGCGCTGACCTGCTCCGCGCCGCCGCCACCGCCGAGCAAAGCTCGCGACACCCCGTTGCCCGCGCCATCGCCAGCGTCGCACGCAAAGCCCGCCTCAAGCTCGAAGAGCCCACCGAGTTCGAAGAGGTCGCCGGCAAGGGCGTCCGCGCCGTCGTCGGCGGCAAAACGCTGCTCGTCGGCCGAGCCGTGTGGATCAGCGAGTACATCGACGACGACGCCGTCCGCACCGCTGTGCAGACCGCCCAGCAAAGCCCCGAAGCCAACGGCCTCTCGACGCTGTTCGTCCTGCAGGACGGCAAACTCATGGGCTGGGTCGGCCTCGCGGACAACACCCGCCCCGAAGCCGCCAACGCCATCGACCAGCTTCGCGAGCTCGGTCTCAAACGGCTGATCATCGTCACCGGCGACCGCGAGTCCGTCGCCCAGCGCGTCGCCGCCCAGATGCACACCGAGTACAAATCCGAAGTGCTCCCGCATCAGAAACTTGAAATGGTCGACGAGCTCAAATCGCGCGGCCACCGCGTCGCGGTCATCGGCGACGGCGTCAACGACGCCCCCGCCCTCGCCGCCGGCGACATCTCCATTGCCATGGGCGCCGCCGGCAGCGACGTCGCCATTCACTCAGCCAACATTGCGCTGATGAATAACAACCTCAACCGCATCCCCTTCCTGGTCAACCTCAGCCGACAGACCAGCAACGTCGTCAAGCAGAACATGCTCATCGGCGGCGTGACGATCGGCGTGTTCTTCGCCTTGTTCGCCGCCGGCATGGGCGGTCACCAGGCCCCGATCCTTGCGGCCGTGCTGCACGTGGTCAGCTCGATGGCCGTGGTGTTCAACTCCGCTCGCCTCGTCCGTGCGGGCGAAGACATCGAGCAAGCCGAGCACGCCGAGGCCGCCAAAGCCGCCCCCAACCA